A genomic stretch from Streptomyces sp. QL37 includes:
- a CDS encoding sugar phosphate nucleotidyltransferase: MSRAVIAVAGMGTRFFPIAKSVNKCMLPVLDQPVLAYAVADCLAAGVREIAIVTSQGEGGRQVRHYFTEDHGMRDYFAARGWQKKYEPIAHLHDQADFHFIEQPRDGDRYGTALPAILAAEFIGDQDFFLIAGDDLLLRTDGGSDLADLAAARDAAGTAGAVAAATVPGSDAHRYGILKPRNTEDGQQVMDDLLEKPTAYGAPTAYINISRTLLPAEATAYFEKLTPAANGEYQATDAITAFARDHNVLIHPVTGQYFDCGNPTGWLAANNAAALQSRTDS, translated from the coding sequence GTGAGTCGCGCCGTCATCGCCGTAGCCGGCATGGGAACCCGCTTCTTCCCCATCGCCAAATCGGTCAACAAGTGCATGCTGCCGGTACTCGACCAACCCGTCCTCGCCTACGCGGTCGCCGACTGCCTGGCAGCGGGCGTGCGCGAGATCGCGATCGTCACCTCGCAGGGCGAGGGTGGACGGCAGGTCCGCCACTACTTCACCGAAGACCACGGCATGCGGGACTACTTCGCCGCCCGCGGCTGGCAGAAGAAGTACGAACCGATCGCACACCTTCACGACCAGGCGGACTTCCACTTCATCGAGCAGCCCCGCGACGGCGACCGCTACGGAACGGCCCTGCCCGCGATCCTGGCCGCCGAATTCATCGGCGACCAGGACTTCTTCCTCATCGCGGGGGACGACCTGCTCCTGCGGACCGACGGCGGATCCGACCTCGCCGACCTCGCCGCCGCCCGCGACGCCGCCGGCACCGCGGGTGCTGTCGCCGCCGCCACCGTCCCCGGCAGCGACGCCCACCGCTACGGCATCCTGAAGCCCCGAAACACGGAGGACGGCCAGCAGGTAATGGACGACCTGCTGGAAAAGCCGACCGCCTACGGCGCACCGACGGCCTACATCAACATCAGCCGCACCCTGCTTCCCGCCGAGGCCACCGCCTACTTCGAGAAGCTCACCCCGGCCGCGAACGGCGAGTACCAGGCCACCGATGCCATCACCGCCTTCGCCCGCGACCACAACGTGCTCATCCACCCCGTCACCGGCCAGTACTTCGACTGCGGCAACCCGACAGGCTGGCTGGCCGCCAACAACGCTGCCGCCCTCCAGTCGCGGACGGACTCATGA
- a CDS encoding Ldh family oxidoreductase produces MAITVRPEELTDYLIRLYLAAGMTRRGARTVAAAQVEADLRGVAGHGSRLAPGYVAKLRSGRLTARPKMIRRPAGAGCLVLNADRAPGPLAVEHAVSFAATGAPRQGVVLVIVRNAGHAGALGVGAAQLARRGLVGVLAAQTSGPSVAVLGGPGTALLGNSALAVALPGTDPQRPALLDMAAGPMSWGRLHEHARTGRQLPEGCALDQSGQPTRDPGRAAVLLPSGERAQALVIVLELLVGALTGSPALPCGDDGRGLLCLAIDPARLGTGGQLAGAVAEVALALSEHGARLPGERAWAHHDHAATQGVSLAEPDLAALIAAGDPHVHPPRAWTTRQDDRTDNSSEVLL; encoded by the coding sequence ATGGCAATAACGGTGCGCCCCGAAGAACTGACCGACTACCTGATCCGCTTGTACCTGGCGGCGGGAATGACCAGGCGTGGAGCGCGAACGGTGGCCGCCGCGCAGGTAGAGGCTGACCTCCGGGGCGTTGCCGGCCACGGCAGCAGGCTCGCTCCTGGGTATGTGGCCAAGCTGCGCTCCGGACGTCTGACAGCCCGGCCGAAGATGATCCGCCGACCGGCCGGGGCCGGCTGCTTGGTCCTGAACGCGGACCGGGCACCCGGTCCGCTGGCCGTGGAACACGCGGTCTCCTTCGCGGCCACCGGGGCGCCCCGCCAGGGCGTCGTGCTCGTCATCGTGCGCAACGCCGGCCACGCCGGGGCACTCGGTGTGGGAGCCGCGCAGCTGGCCCGGCGCGGGCTGGTCGGGGTGCTGGCCGCCCAGACGTCCGGGCCGAGCGTGGCCGTCCTGGGTGGTCCGGGGACAGCGCTGCTGGGCAACTCGGCGCTGGCTGTGGCCCTTCCCGGTACCGACCCGCAGCGGCCGGCGCTGCTGGATATGGCCGCCGGGCCCATGTCCTGGGGCCGCCTGCACGAGCATGCCCGCACCGGTCGTCAGCTGCCCGAAGGCTGCGCGCTCGACCAATCTGGGCAGCCGACCCGCGACCCGGGGCGGGCCGCGGTCCTACTTCCGTCCGGCGAACGGGCCCAGGCGCTGGTCATCGTGCTGGAGCTGCTGGTCGGCGCGCTGACCGGAAGCCCCGCACTGCCCTGCGGGGACGACGGCCGGGGTCTGCTGTGCCTGGCTATCGACCCTGCCCGTCTGGGTACCGGCGGTCAGCTCGCCGGTGCCGTCGCCGAAGTCGCCCTTGCCCTCAGCGAGCACGGCGCCCGGCTGCCCGGCGAACGCGCCTGGGCCCATCACGACCATGCCGCCACCCAGGGCGTCAGCCTGGCCGAACCGGATCTGGCCGCGCTGATCGCCGCCGGCGACCCGCACGTGCACCCACCGCGCGCCTGGACCACCCGCCAGGACGACCGCACCGACAACTCCAGTGAGGTACTGCTGTGA
- a CDS encoding NUDIX hydrolase, with protein sequence MTTTGAVPAIAIRTCAAIIESDEICLIRRARPDGDQYSLPGGLLHPDEEVPVALARELKEELDLDVTALPDRPRLRWAQDQITTRPGRTGTFRRLHLIHLLAIPRHVRAALPTTEQDAEDVTSVVWVPLAQAARRHLYPAVGNALSELTEPTDPPSDVLLPPITDQTYTWR encoded by the coding sequence ATGACCACGACGGGCGCCGTTCCGGCCATCGCGATCCGCACCTGCGCAGCCATCATCGAAAGCGACGAGATCTGCCTGATCCGCCGGGCCCGCCCCGATGGAGACCAGTACTCACTGCCGGGCGGGCTCCTCCACCCGGACGAGGAAGTACCTGTCGCCCTCGCCCGCGAACTCAAGGAAGAGCTCGATCTCGACGTCACCGCCCTCCCCGACCGTCCCCGGTTGCGCTGGGCACAAGACCAGATCACCACACGCCCCGGCAGAACCGGCACGTTCCGCCGGCTCCACCTCATCCATCTTCTGGCCATCCCCCGCCACGTCCGGGCCGCCCTCCCCACAACCGAGCAAGACGCCGAAGACGTCACCAGCGTGGTCTGGGTCCCCCTCGCGCAGGCCGCCCGCCGCCACCTCTACCCCGCCGTCGGTAACGCGCTCAGTGAGCTGACCGAGCCCACCGACCCGCCCAGCGACGTGCTGCTCCCCCCGATCACCGACCAGACGTACACCTGGCGCTGA
- a CDS encoding DUF5655 domain-containing protein, whose protein sequence is MDMVNGGMTEVVPRLAEVEADVQGLVEAHMETLLGVRFLASEYGTGPVHGGRIDSLGLDENGSPVLIEYKRGVDAGVINQGLFYLSWLMDHRAEFEHLVRDRLGVTAASQVLWSGPRLICIAGDFTRYDVHAVREHRRSIDLVRYRLFGSDLLGLETVASVSGGMRVARRARRQAVVRAAADVQGASMVELAGAVDEALLGLGGGVKRVERKTYRAYQRLRNFACLCPPQRSKVLVYLKVDPKDVDLVPGFTRDVSGLGHHGTGDLEVQLRTPRDLERAQELFRASFAAA, encoded by the coding sequence ATGGACATGGTGAATGGCGGCATGACCGAGGTCGTGCCGCGTCTTGCTGAGGTCGAGGCCGATGTGCAGGGTCTTGTCGAGGCGCACATGGAGACGCTGCTGGGGGTGCGGTTCCTGGCGAGCGAGTACGGAACGGGTCCGGTGCACGGGGGCCGGATCGATTCGCTGGGGCTGGACGAGAACGGGTCGCCAGTCCTCATTGAGTACAAGCGCGGTGTCGACGCCGGCGTCATCAACCAGGGGCTTTTCTACCTCTCGTGGCTGATGGACCACCGGGCGGAGTTCGAGCACCTGGTCCGCGACCGGCTCGGGGTGACGGCCGCGTCCCAGGTCCTGTGGAGCGGCCCACGCCTGATCTGTATCGCTGGCGACTTCACCCGCTACGACGTGCATGCCGTGCGCGAGCACCGTCGGTCTATCGACCTGGTCCGCTACCGACTCTTCGGCAGCGATCTGCTCGGGCTTGAGACCGTGGCGTCGGTGAGCGGCGGCATGCGGGTGGCCCGTCGGGCGCGTCGGCAGGCGGTTGTTCGGGCAGCGGCCGACGTTCAGGGCGCGTCGATGGTGGAGCTGGCGGGTGCGGTGGACGAGGCGCTGCTCGGGCTCGGGGGCGGCGTGAAGCGTGTCGAGCGCAAGACGTACCGGGCGTACCAGCGGCTGCGGAACTTTGCTTGCCTGTGTCCGCCGCAGCGGAGCAAGGTGCTGGTCTACCTGAAGGTCGATCCGAAGGACGTCGACCTCGTACCGGGATTCACCCGGGACGTGTCCGGGCTCGGTCACCACGGGACGGGCGACCTGGAGGTGCAGCTGCGTACCCCACGGGACCTGGAGCGGGCACAGGAGCTGTTCCGGGCGAGCTTCGCAGCAGCGTGA
- a CDS encoding MarR family transcriptional regulator, whose product MTGDAPLSARQESILQAIKAAITESGEAPSLRQIAERVGLTSASSVHYQLGRLEERGLVRRTSRRWRSCQLLT is encoded by the coding sequence ATGACCGGTGACGCTCCCCTCAGTGCACGGCAGGAGTCGATCCTCCAGGCGATCAAAGCCGCCATAACCGAGAGTGGTGAGGCGCCTAGCCTCCGCCAAATCGCCGAGCGGGTCGGCCTCACTAGTGCCAGCTCGGTCCACTATCAACTGGGCCGGCTGGAAGAGCGGGGTCTAGTCCGTCGCACATCTCGCCGCTGGCGTTCGTGTCAGCTCTTGACCTGA
- a CDS encoding helix-turn-helix transcriptional regulator: MDNPIRHPLAYAREVNDLSQNELAHLLDRAARKRGLRSGADKTTISRYERWLQRPNRETQLLMADAEVFDVPVANVDRYGWPDWLPGSEIPLPLGSGYTVQVLRDAQKAAMDRRTFMTYSAAALAGLGAQWASIEPDHLASALSGRTTADHELIDWLEETSRKLTGLPTEQRQHTIKMMDAHLETVTDLIEGGRHTGTSTKRLHSLAASLSTTCGWYRFDQGKHYAAGKLWTAALHSSHAAGDRDFGAGVLSDFAYQSNWLGQPNVSVDQLGHAITGTEHPTARSLLFLRRARAYAALGERSLCYRDLSEAETALSLQPVDAAPNWCSWMSPADLAVDSGQCLLDLGQLDDASAKMREGLSLLPKARDKTRGIFLTYQAKGLLQSRHIEHALAVTEEALELAHRIGAERCVAQVRELAPAFKPYRQVDGVDDFIEKLHAA; the protein is encoded by the coding sequence GTGGACAACCCGATCCGGCACCCGCTTGCCTACGCCAGAGAAGTCAACGATCTGTCCCAGAACGAACTGGCCCATCTCCTGGACCGGGCTGCCCGGAAGCGCGGACTGCGCTCTGGCGCCGACAAGACGACCATCAGCCGGTACGAGCGTTGGCTTCAGCGGCCGAACCGCGAGACCCAGCTCCTCATGGCCGATGCGGAAGTGTTCGACGTGCCTGTGGCCAACGTGGACCGGTACGGCTGGCCGGACTGGCTGCCCGGCTCGGAGATCCCGCTGCCGCTGGGGTCGGGGTACACCGTTCAAGTCCTTCGCGACGCACAGAAAGCCGCCATGGATCGCCGCACCTTCATGACCTACAGCGCAGCCGCACTGGCCGGCCTCGGAGCCCAATGGGCCTCGATCGAACCGGACCACCTCGCCTCCGCACTCAGCGGAAGAACGACAGCCGATCACGAGCTCATCGACTGGCTGGAGGAAACCAGCCGGAAACTGACCGGCCTCCCCACCGAACAGCGACAGCACACCATCAAAATGATGGACGCCCACCTGGAAACCGTGACCGACCTGATCGAAGGCGGACGCCACACCGGGACATCTACGAAACGGCTGCACAGCCTTGCCGCATCCCTGTCCACCACATGCGGCTGGTACCGGTTCGACCAAGGGAAGCACTACGCGGCGGGAAAGCTGTGGACGGCAGCCTTGCACTCCTCCCACGCCGCCGGCGACCGTGACTTCGGAGCCGGTGTCTTATCTGATTTCGCCTATCAGTCCAACTGGCTCGGACAACCGAACGTCTCTGTGGACCAACTCGGCCACGCGATCACCGGCACCGAACACCCGACCGCCCGGTCGCTGCTGTTCCTCCGCCGGGCCAGGGCCTACGCCGCACTCGGCGAACGCTCCCTCTGCTACCGCGATCTCTCCGAAGCCGAGACGGCACTGTCGTTGCAGCCCGTCGATGCCGCACCGAACTGGTGCTCATGGATGAGCCCCGCCGACCTCGCGGTCGACTCCGGTCAATGCCTGCTCGACCTCGGCCAGCTCGATGATGCTTCGGCGAAGATGCGCGAGGGCCTCAGCCTGCTACCGAAAGCCCGGGACAAGACACGCGGCATCTTCCTGACGTACCAGGCCAAAGGACTCCTGCAGTCCCGCCACATCGAGCACGCCCTCGCCGTCACGGAAGAAGCCCTTGAACTGGCGCACCGCATCGGTGCCGAACGATGCGTGGCCCAGGTTCGCGAACTCGCGCCAGCCTTCAAGCCCTACCGGCAGGTGGACGGCGTCGACGACTTCATCGAAAAACTACACGCGGCCTGA
- a CDS encoding DUF317 domain-containing protein codes for MTTPSIDAHVRLDVHPHHSSAVTAVLTGSQAHIAHVALEAGNWSVVGKNTLVLARIDHEEPYWAEWAAEQLAADGITVEITPKLREAMDEEWTWPNYPMHWCTRSEIRQVSNEAQKIHDDIRHGHLLIHAHAHDGHTTVAVGTYLHQSSKSVYLHGEDHLRQVADTFQSPAAALIAFEKAHGAAMRPGPAPLTDTEQDTAQARTSLGPPTAGAEPPRPEPETVPVYAADAGDHDALLDTFLEDHRDWQKWRTWSDDTTHAIHEDQTLRIEHVHETDPHETAWTVAAYESPVSDRMWVLTATGATPAPVLRGLLHHLADADSSDTPLGSPVGEKTVTASTRPLSEAGWSHTVDGRGIRWTSPTGDAGVQFDAFAAQRPTQNLATWTVWGGPNPDRPAWTLTASPYTPSSLLADLSENLAYGTGTRQKPATSRQRQTRPVTTSPAVPVTTGACHLPSRTR; via the coding sequence ATGACGACCCCCTCCATCGACGCCCACGTCCGCCTCGATGTCCACCCTCACCACTCCAGCGCCGTGACCGCCGTCCTGACCGGTTCCCAGGCCCATATCGCCCACGTTGCCCTGGAGGCCGGCAACTGGAGCGTCGTGGGCAAGAACACCCTGGTTCTGGCCCGCATCGATCACGAGGAGCCTTACTGGGCCGAGTGGGCAGCCGAACAACTGGCCGCTGACGGCATCACCGTCGAGATCACCCCGAAGCTCCGGGAAGCCATGGACGAGGAATGGACCTGGCCCAACTACCCGATGCACTGGTGCACCCGCAGCGAGATCCGCCAGGTCTCCAACGAGGCCCAGAAGATCCACGACGACATCCGCCACGGCCATCTCCTCATCCACGCCCACGCCCACGACGGCCACACCACCGTCGCAGTCGGCACCTACCTCCACCAGAGCAGCAAGTCCGTCTACCTCCACGGCGAGGACCACCTGCGCCAGGTCGCAGACACCTTCCAATCACCCGCCGCAGCCCTGATCGCCTTCGAAAAGGCCCACGGCGCCGCCATGCGCCCCGGCCCGGCTCCCCTGACCGACACCGAACAAGACACCGCCCAAGCCCGAACCTCGCTCGGCCCGCCTACCGCCGGGGCTGAGCCTCCGCGCCCGGAACCGGAAACCGTCCCCGTATACGCGGCCGACGCCGGCGACCACGACGCCCTCCTGGACACCTTCCTCGAAGATCACCGCGACTGGCAGAAGTGGCGCACCTGGTCCGACGACACGACGCACGCCATCCACGAGGACCAGACCCTGCGCATCGAGCACGTCCACGAAACCGACCCCCACGAAACGGCGTGGACCGTGGCCGCTTACGAGAGCCCCGTCTCCGACCGCATGTGGGTCCTCACCGCCACCGGCGCCACCCCGGCCCCCGTACTGCGCGGGCTTCTGCATCACCTCGCCGACGCCGACAGCTCGGACACCCCTCTCGGCTCCCCCGTGGGCGAGAAGACCGTGACCGCCTCCACTCGCCCCCTCTCCGAAGCCGGGTGGAGCCACACCGTGGACGGACGAGGGATCCGCTGGACATCCCCCACAGGAGACGCCGGGGTCCAGTTCGACGCCTTCGCGGCCCAGCGCCCGACTCAGAACCTGGCCACCTGGACCGTCTGGGGCGGCCCGAACCCCGACCGCCCCGCCTGGACCCTCACCGCCTCGCCGTACACGCCCAGCTCGCTGCTGGCCGACCTCTCCGAAAACCTCGCCTACGGAACCGGCACCCGCCAGAAGCCGGCCACGAGCCGCCAGCGTCAAACACGCCCCGTCACCACTTCACCGGCCGTACCTGTCACCACCGGCGCCTGCCACCTACCCAGTCGTACGCGCTGA
- the istB gene encoding IS21-like element helper ATPase IstB, with amino-acid sequence MQAPASAVAATSGAAFDEAIALTRRLKLPHIRRAMTEIIPTAKAQRWDPAEAVRALLAEEAAGRDAANLRTRRTRAAFPTGKTFHIWNEEASSIPVPTQSALRTLEWVGRRENLCVVGPSGTGKSHFSEALGQLAVDAGMTVAWFTIEDLGALIRRHRVDDSVSKAISRITRTDLIIVDDIGLLPVSPDAAEGFYRLVDAAYERRSLAVSSNLHPSGFDEIMPKTLATATVDRLLHHAHVVVTQGDSHRLSEATTGRGIVPLG; translated from the coding sequence ATGCAAGCACCCGCTTCGGCGGTCGCCGCTACGTCCGGCGCCGCGTTCGACGAGGCGATCGCGCTGACCCGGCGACTGAAGCTGCCGCACATCCGCCGGGCGATGACGGAGATCATCCCCACCGCGAAGGCCCAACGCTGGGATCCCGCCGAGGCCGTCCGGGCCCTGCTGGCGGAAGAGGCCGCCGGCCGCGACGCGGCCAACCTCCGCACCCGCCGCACTCGCGCTGCCTTCCCGACCGGCAAGACTTTCCACATCTGGAACGAGGAGGCGTCCTCGATCCCGGTCCCGACACAGTCCGCGCTGCGGACCCTGGAATGGGTCGGCCGGCGCGAGAATCTCTGCGTCGTCGGCCCCTCGGGGACGGGGAAGTCGCACTTCAGCGAGGCACTCGGCCAGTTGGCCGTCGACGCCGGGATGACGGTCGCCTGGTTCACCATCGAGGACCTCGGAGCTCTGATCCGCCGTCACCGCGTCGACGACTCCGTCTCGAAGGCCATCAGTCGGATCACCCGGACCGACTTGATCATCGTTGACGACATCGGGCTCCTGCCCGTCTCGCCGGACGCAGCCGAGGGCTTCTACCGTCTGGTCGATGCTGCTTACGAACGGCGGAGTCTGGCCGTCAGCAGCAATCTTCATCCGTCGGGATTCGACGAGATCATGCCCAAGACCCTCGCCACCGCGACCGTCGACCGGCTCCTGCATCACGCCCACGTCGTCGTCACGCAGGGCGACAGCCACCGCCTTTCCGAGGCCACTACCGGCCGAGGCATCGTCCCCCTCGGCTGA
- a CDS encoding glycoside hydrolase family 3 N-terminal domain-containing protein, translating into MPGYPARATSDLKVCIDLIVRPGRHALAPDITEARLERVAGAASGRLGKDTITSPDALRRALRGAQQSVPYPLLVSVNQEGGRLNALDWPQVAQLPANLALGAGRDPEAAELAGSVVAGQLRAAGLTWNLAPVCDLATWPSVPAVGTRSYGSDPKAVAAMAAAYVRGLQGGKVAATAKHFPGLGGITVDPHHDAPVTERLPHGALLPFRAAVEAGVACVMAGSHTVRALDDRPAFASPRVLGLLRDDLGFTGVIVSENLSIPAVHQPLGGLSEAAVAAVAAGVDIVMLDSEISRGHQDFAQRAAGVRRRALVTRALWDAVREHRLSQDRIEEAAARVRALHHAYGLGADAVLPSWEEANAAAEHAARRIADRSVTVVRGRHVLPLSSTEPVLAVRVPDTGERRADSARRAPDHLPGSLARHRPVTSLSPCAAMPPGTGTVVVYGYDTGSAAAAEAARWVGAGRVVVQVALGDPDDLAGSSADVLVAAFSPHRSSAESVADLLLGGRAPGPAAVPVGGTAWQ; encoded by the coding sequence ATGCCCGGATACCCCGCCCGAGCAACATCGGACCTGAAGGTGTGCATCGATCTGATCGTCCGTCCCGGCCGGCACGCTCTGGCCCCTGACATCACCGAGGCCCGGTTGGAGCGCGTGGCCGGCGCGGCGTCCGGGCGGCTCGGCAAGGACACGATCACCAGCCCGGACGCGCTCCGCCGGGCTCTGCGCGGGGCGCAACAGTCGGTTCCGTACCCGTTGTTGGTGAGCGTGAACCAGGAGGGGGGCCGGCTCAACGCACTCGACTGGCCGCAGGTGGCGCAGCTTCCCGCCAACCTCGCTCTCGGTGCGGGCCGGGACCCGGAGGCCGCCGAGCTGGCCGGGTCGGTAGTCGCTGGCCAGCTGCGGGCTGCGGGACTGACGTGGAATCTGGCGCCGGTGTGCGATCTGGCGACGTGGCCGTCCGTGCCCGCGGTCGGAACGCGGTCCTACGGCTCGGACCCGAAAGCCGTGGCCGCTATGGCGGCGGCCTACGTCCGGGGCCTGCAGGGCGGCAAAGTCGCAGCGACGGCGAAGCATTTTCCGGGACTGGGCGGGATCACGGTGGACCCCCACCACGACGCCCCCGTGACCGAACGGCTCCCCCACGGAGCGCTGCTGCCTTTTCGGGCCGCGGTGGAGGCCGGGGTGGCGTGCGTGATGGCAGGCAGCCACACAGTGCGGGCCCTTGATGACCGGCCCGCGTTCGCGTCGCCGCGCGTCCTTGGACTGCTGCGGGACGACCTCGGCTTCACCGGCGTGATCGTCAGCGAGAACCTGTCGATCCCCGCGGTCCACCAGCCGCTCGGCGGACTCAGCGAAGCAGCAGTGGCAGCCGTTGCCGCCGGCGTGGACATCGTGATGCTGGACTCCGAGATCTCCCGCGGCCACCAGGACTTCGCCCAACGAGCGGCCGGCGTGCGGCGCCGCGCGCTCGTCACCCGGGCCCTGTGGGACGCGGTGCGTGAACACCGGTTGAGTCAGGACCGGATCGAAGAGGCCGCGGCCCGTGTGCGGGCGCTGCACCACGCCTACGGTCTCGGCGCCGACGCCGTCCTTCCGTCGTGGGAGGAGGCGAACGCGGCGGCCGAGCACGCGGCCCGGCGTATCGCGGACCGGTCGGTGACCGTGGTGCGTGGTCGCCATGTCCTCCCGCTCTCCTCCACCGAACCGGTGCTCGCGGTGCGCGTACCGGACACCGGGGAGCGCCGGGCCGACAGTGCCCGCCGGGCCCCGGATCATCTGCCCGGCTCCCTTGCCAGGCACCGGCCCGTGACCTCTCTCAGCCCGTGTGCTGCCATGCCGCCGGGCACCGGCACGGTCGTGGTCTACGGGTACGACACCGGCAGCGCCGCGGCGGCCGAGGCGGCCCGGTGGGTCGGTGCCGGGCGTGTGGTCGTCCAGGTCGCCCTCGGTGATCCGGACGACTTGGCCGGCTCGTCGGCCGATGTCCTGGTAGCGGCGTTCAGCCCGCATCGCTCCAGCGCCGAGTCGGTGGCGGACCTCCTGCTGGGTGGCAGGGCTCCCGGCCCTGCCGCTGTCCCCGTAGGAGGCACGGCATGGCAATAA